In Methanomicrobiales archaeon HGW-Methanomicrobiales-1, the following proteins share a genomic window:
- a CDS encoding GNAT family N-acetyltransferase, protein MGSFFIRTETSYDIPDIFAMHNDAFAQDGEARLVNALRKDGDFSADLSLVAVHDDRIIGHVLFPPITIECSDTSQESIPARALAPLGVDPAFQCQGVGAALLEEGLDACRQLGHRAVIVVGHPGYYPRFGFSRACTFGISAPFPCPDEAFMALELVPGALDGVHGMVRYPPAFDAEGAHNG, encoded by the coding sequence ATGGGATCTTTTTTTATCCGGACGGAAACATCATACGATATCCCGGATATCTTCGCCATGCACAACGATGCATTCGCGCAGGATGGGGAAGCCCGTCTTGTCAATGCCCTCAGAAAGGATGGGGATTTTTCAGCGGATCTCTCCCTTGTCGCCGTGCACGATGACCGGATTATCGGGCATGTGTTGTTTCCCCCGATAACAATCGAGTGTTCCGATACCTCGCAGGAGAGCATTCCTGCCCGGGCACTGGCACCGCTTGGCGTGGACCCGGCGTTCCAGTGCCAGGGAGTTGGTGCAGCGCTTCTGGAAGAAGGACTCGATGCCTGCCGTCAGCTCGGGCACCGTGCGGTGATCGTGGTCGGCCATCCGGGGTATTACCCCCGGTTCGGGTTCTCCCGGGCCTGCACATTTGGGATATCAGCCCCGTTCCCCTGCCCGGATGAGGCGTTCATGGCCTTGGAACTGGTGCCCGGTGCACTCGATGGTGTGCACGGGATGGTCCGGTACCCCCCCGCGTTCGATGCGGAAGGCGCCCACAACGGGTAG
- a CDS encoding DNA modification methylase, with amino-acid sequence MGFGSILAGFTSESGNPTTIEPLDPSEPEPDVKKYTNEFWTSKQRAASSIHEISYRACFKPQLPRFFINLLTKKGDIVYDPFSGRGTTVIEAGLSWRNVIANDANPLSRIMTEPRFFPPEYAAIEKRLQSIPRETSPADIDLSMFYHPDTEKEIVALRQYLLERHGACRDDMIDRWIAMVATNRLTGHSSGFFSVYTLPPNQAVSQKSQQRINVKRNQVPEYRDTHRIILNKTKSLLRSLTQDEQKNLSHAGKNARLLTGDSRNTPEILKNSVQLTVTSPPFLDIVQYGDDNWLRCWFNGLDDKEIGNRITMAKTVAGWSEVMGKVFEELYRITCPGGYVAFEVGEVRKRSIRLEEHVVPLGISAGFTCECVLINQQTFTKTSNIWGVDNMASGTNTNRIVIFSKNG; translated from the coding sequence GTGGGATTTGGCAGTATACTTGCCGGGTTTACCAGCGAGTCGGGCAATCCCACAACAATAGAGCCCCTTGATCCCTCGGAACCGGAACCTGATGTTAAGAAATACACCAATGAGTTCTGGACCTCAAAACAGCGGGCCGCCTCCTCGATCCACGAGATCTCGTACCGGGCCTGTTTCAAACCCCAGCTTCCCCGGTTTTTTATTAATCTCCTGACAAAAAAGGGAGATATCGTCTATGATCCCTTCAGCGGCAGGGGAACTACCGTAATAGAAGCCGGCCTTTCCTGGCGCAACGTGATTGCCAATGATGCAAACCCGTTATCCCGTATCATGACCGAGCCCCGGTTCTTTCCCCCTGAATATGCAGCAATAGAAAAACGGCTCCAGTCCATTCCGCGTGAGACCAGCCCGGCCGATATCGACCTCTCGATGTTCTACCATCCCGATACCGAGAAAGAGATTGTTGCCCTGCGGCAGTACCTGCTGGAGCGACACGGGGCTTGCCGGGACGACATGATTGATCGCTGGATTGCGATGGTTGCAACCAACCGCTTAACCGGGCATTCATCCGGTTTCTTCTCGGTCTACACGCTCCCCCCCAACCAGGCGGTATCGCAAAAGAGCCAGCAGCGGATCAATGTAAAACGCAACCAGGTCCCGGAGTACCGTGATACCCACCGGATCATCCTGAACAAGACAAAAAGCCTGCTGCGCAGTCTTACTCAGGATGAGCAGAAGAACCTGAGCCATGCCGGCAAAAACGCCCGGCTCCTGACCGGGGATTCGCGGAATACCCCGGAAATTCTCAAAAATTCCGTGCAGCTTACCGTTACGTCCCCACCGTTTCTCGATATTGTTCAGTACGGGGATGACAACTGGCTCCGGTGCTGGTTCAATGGTCTTGACGACAAGGAGATCGGGAACCGGATTACCATGGCAAAGACCGTGGCCGGCTGGTCTGAGGTGATGGGAAAGGTGTTTGAGGAGCTCTACCGCATCACCTGCCCGGGGGGATATGTTGCCTTTGAAGTAGGAGAAGTGCGAAAGCGTTCGATCCGCCTCGAAGAGCATGTTGTACCGCTGGGGATTTCAGCGGGATTTACGTGCGAATGTGTGCTGATCAACCAGCAGACCTTTACCAAGACTTCCAATATCTGGGGCGTCGATAACATGGCATCCGGCACCAACACCAACCGGATTGTCATCTTCTCAAAAAATGGTTGA
- a CDS encoding ubiquinone biosynthesis protein, whose amino-acid sequence MVTRIRRYAQIADVLGQYGFSIGLEKLFPGRARFRLPSSGKVPETSTVYERMRLTLEDLGPTFVKFGQIMSTRTELLPPELIEELKKLQDHAKPIPFSEVRAVIEENCSDIFDWFSEIDEMPVASASIGQVHRAVLKDGTKVAVKIQRPDIGEIIETDIVILKSMAERIETIFPETRIYNPTGMVEDFAHQIVKELDYTREARNVERMARNFRDVPGIRFPKIFWEFTSSHMMVMEFIEGVRIDNPEAITELGLDPHEIGVRGFHAYLKMIFEDGFFHGDPHPGNLFVTPEGDIVFLDFGIVGILRPEKRQNFINLLFALVTDDIEMMLRSLEGFGIVIAEEDREALRDDLYIMMHDFGGGDEVSQLNFRLVVTELTESMRRYRLKVPLNLMLLLKVFMMVLDIGVRLDPKFNLGKEVTPYLMKLADTNTLSAGYIKRASTSLLDGVDALLDMPRNLNLMLRRLSTGTFKLEIVDTDIQKLQMSLDKASDKLMIGMVVASLVVGSSLVLQSSSFVLPKEVSWIAILGYTAAVLVGFYAIYHVIFLKFRMDR is encoded by the coding sequence ATGGTCACCCGTATCAGGCGGTATGCGCAGATAGCAGATGTGCTGGGCCAGTACGGCTTCAGTATCGGGCTTGAAAAGTTATTCCCCGGCAGGGCCCGGTTCCGGCTTCCCTCCTCCGGGAAAGTCCCGGAGACCTCTACCGTCTACGAGAGGATGCGGCTTACATTGGAGGATCTGGGCCCGACTTTTGTAAAATTCGGGCAGATCATGAGCACAAGGACGGAACTGCTTCCCCCTGAGTTGATCGAAGAGCTCAAGAAACTGCAGGACCATGCCAAGCCCATTCCGTTTTCTGAAGTGCGGGCCGTAATCGAAGAGAACTGCTCTGATATTTTTGACTGGTTCTCCGAGATCGATGAGATGCCCGTTGCCTCAGCCTCGATCGGGCAGGTTCACCGTGCGGTCCTCAAAGACGGAACCAAAGTTGCCGTGAAGATCCAGCGCCCGGATATTGGCGAGATCATCGAGACCGATATCGTGATCCTGAAATCCATGGCAGAACGGATCGAGACGATATTTCCCGAAACCCGGATCTATAACCCCACCGGCATGGTGGAGGACTTTGCCCACCAGATCGTAAAGGAACTCGATTACACCCGGGAAGCCCGCAATGTCGAACGGATGGCCCGGAACTTCCGGGACGTTCCCGGGATACGGTTCCCGAAAATTTTCTGGGAGTTTACTTCTTCCCACATGATGGTAATGGAGTTTATCGAGGGTGTCAGGATTGATAACCCCGAAGCCATTACCGAGCTGGGACTGGACCCCCATGAGATCGGAGTCCGGGGATTCCATGCCTATCTCAAGATGATCTTTGAAGACGGCTTCTTCCACGGTGACCCGCACCCGGGCAACCTGTTCGTTACCCCGGAAGGAGACATCGTCTTCCTGGATTTCGGGATTGTGGGGATCCTCCGGCCCGAGAAGCGGCAGAATTTTATCAACCTCCTCTTTGCGCTGGTCACCGATGATATCGAGATGATGCTCCGGTCCCTTGAGGGCTTTGGGATCGTCATTGCTGAAGAAGATCGCGAGGCATTGCGCGACGATCTCTATATCATGATGCACGATTTCGGTGGCGGGGACGAAGTCTCGCAACTGAATTTCCGGCTCGTGGTCACCGAGCTCACTGAATCGATGCGTCGCTACCGGCTCAAAGTGCCCTTGAACCTGATGCTGCTCTTAAAGGTCTTCATGATGGTGCTTGACATCGGCGTCCGGCTGGACCCGAAGTTCAACTTAGGAAAAGAAGTCACTCCCTATCTGATGAAACTTGCCGATACCAACACCCTCTCTGCCGGTTATATCAAGCGGGCATCAACGTCGCTTCTTGATGGTGTCGACGCCCTGCTGGATATGCCCCGGAACCTCAACCTGATGCTGCGGCGTTTGTCTACGGGGACGTTCAAGCTCGAGATCGTGGACACCGATATCCAGAAACTCCAGATGTCACTCGATAAGGCGAGCGACAAGCTGATGATCGGCATGGTTGTGGCCTCCCTGGTGGTGGGATCTTCTCTGGTTCTCCAGTCCTCTTCGTTTGTACTGCCCAAGGAGGTCTCATGGATTGCAATCCTGGGATATACTGCCGCAGTGCTGGTCGGGTTCTATGCCATCTACCATGTCATCTTCTTGAAATTCCGCATGGACCGGTAA
- a CDS encoding DNA-deoxyinosine glycosylase: MQTISPHPAASTGFQPETGDTPRVLILGSFPSIQSLRHTEYYGNPQNHFWKIMESLFEIDHRLPYRDRVALLTGHHIALWDVVCSCSRKGSADEKIKEPVVNDIGGFLATHPTVQLIVLNGTAAGRYYHRKNPAPAVGSTILPSTSPANTRYTLAEKIKAWDIVRVILKKEE; the protein is encoded by the coding sequence ATGCAGACGATATCTCCCCACCCTGCAGCATCGACCGGTTTTCAGCCGGAGACCGGAGACACTCCCCGCGTGCTGATCCTGGGCAGTTTTCCCAGCATACAATCCCTCCGCCACACCGAGTATTACGGGAACCCGCAGAACCATTTCTGGAAGATCATGGAATCACTGTTCGAAATCGATCACCGGCTCCCGTACCGGGACCGGGTGGCTCTCCTTACCGGGCACCATATCGCACTCTGGGATGTGGTCTGCTCCTGCAGCCGAAAAGGAAGTGCAGATGAAAAGATCAAAGAACCGGTCGTCAACGACATTGGCGGGTTTCTTGCCACCCACCCCACGGTACAGCTCATCGTCCTGAATGGCACAGCAGCAGGCAGATATTATCATCGCAAAAACCCTGCACCGGCAGTCGGGAGCACAATCCTGCCATCAACGAGCCCGGCCAACACCCGGTATACCCTTGCAGAAAAAATAAAAGCGTGGGATATTGTCCGGGTTATCTTAAAAAAAGAAGAGTAG
- a CDS encoding ferredoxin:thioredoxin reductase, whose protein sequence is MTEESAEQADMLKWAKGYAHKHGWTLNTDEKQLMTVIKGLVRNKTKFGRPYCPCRIRSGDEEKDRAIECPCVYHKEEVAKQGHCHCNLYFKEP, encoded by the coding sequence ATGACAGAAGAAAGCGCAGAGCAGGCTGATATGCTCAAATGGGCAAAAGGCTATGCACATAAGCACGGCTGGACCCTCAATACCGATGAGAAACAGCTCATGACCGTGATCAAGGGGCTGGTGCGCAATAAGACAAAGTTCGGCCGGCCCTACTGCCCCTGCCGCATCCGGAGCGGGGATGAGGAGAAGGACCGGGCCATTGAATGTCCCTGCGTATACCATAAAGAAGAAGTCGCAAAACAGGGGCATTGCCACTGCAACCTGTATTTCAAGGAACCCTGA
- a CDS encoding phosphoribosylaminoimidazolesuccinocarboxamide synthase — protein MKQKKLLYAGKAKSVYRTDEDGKLIVEFRDDITAFDGGKKDVLRNKGSYNAEVSAFFFDYLEKNGVKTHFVSMIDARHMVVRELEMIPLEVIVRNIAAGSIVRNYPFKEGTKLDPPIIVIDYKDDSRHDPMLNDELIVALKLATPAELKKIKKAALEVNRLLFSFLAKQGITLVDFKIEFGRQGKTIFLGDEISMDSMRLWDKKSGESLDKDVYRFEKGDVMATYNRVAQRITKSAKKR, from the coding sequence GTGAAGCAGAAAAAACTCCTCTATGCCGGCAAGGCAAAATCGGTGTATCGTACCGATGAAGATGGAAAACTCATTGTTGAGTTCCGTGACGATATCACCGCGTTTGACGGCGGAAAGAAAGATGTGCTCAGGAACAAGGGCAGTTACAATGCCGAAGTCTCGGCGTTCTTCTTTGACTATCTCGAAAAGAACGGGGTAAAGACCCATTTCGTCTCCATGATCGATGCCCGCCACATGGTGGTGCGCGAACTCGAGATGATCCCGCTCGAAGTGATCGTACGCAACATCGCTGCCGGCTCCATTGTGCGGAATTACCCGTTCAAAGAGGGGACAAAACTGGATCCTCCGATCATCGTGATCGATTACAAGGACGATTCACGGCATGACCCCATGCTCAATGACGAACTGATTGTTGCCCTCAAACTCGCCACGCCGGCAGAACTCAAAAAGATCAAAAAGGCTGCCCTGGAAGTGAACCGGCTGCTCTTTTCCTTCCTCGCAAAACAGGGAATCACGCTTGTGGACTTCAAGATCGAGTTCGGCAGGCAGGGAAAAACAATCTTCCTTGGCGATGAGATCAGCATGGACTCCATGCGGCTCTGGGACAAAAAGAGCGGAGAGTCGCTGGACAAGGACGTGTACCGCTTTGAGAAAGGTGACGTGATGGCTACCTACAACCGGGTGGCACAGCGGATCACCAAATCCGCAAAGAAGCGATAA
- the cofG gene encoding 7,8-didemethyl-8-hydroxy-5-deazariboflavin synthase subunit CofG: MQHRVITFSKNVFLPLTTVCRNRCGYCCFRTPVRDGCLMEKDEVEKTLRHGAAMGCTEALFTFGEHPEEEPGFMQYLKPLGYATILDYCEAMCRKSIEYGVLPHTNAGILTYDEMERLRAVNASMGLMLETTARIPAHATSKGKEPEVRLAMIEDAGKLKIPFTTGLLLGIGETMADREESLYAIRDIHRRHKHIQEIIIQNFCPKPGTPMADRPVPTTDEICTTIRMARDILPKDIAIQIPPNLIDATSLIPCGVDDLGGVSPLTIDYVNPEHPWPAMEELKIIAGTAELKERLCIYPQYIEQGWSPPGLQPLINRLEQTIKTRSS; this comes from the coding sequence ATGCAGCACCGGGTCATCACCTTTTCAAAAAACGTTTTTTTACCCTTAACCACCGTCTGTCGGAACCGGTGCGGGTACTGTTGTTTCCGGACTCCCGTCAGGGACGGGTGCCTTATGGAAAAAGATGAGGTGGAAAAGACCCTCCGGCATGGCGCTGCAATGGGATGTACTGAAGCCCTGTTCACCTTTGGCGAGCACCCGGAAGAGGAACCCGGGTTCATGCAGTACCTCAAACCCCTGGGCTATGCAACTATTCTCGATTACTGCGAGGCGATGTGCAGGAAGAGCATCGAATACGGGGTCCTGCCGCACACGAATGCCGGTATACTCACATACGATGAGATGGAGCGCCTGCGTGCGGTGAATGCCAGCATGGGACTCATGCTCGAAACCACGGCACGAATCCCGGCACATGCAACATCAAAGGGCAAGGAGCCGGAGGTCCGGCTCGCGATGATTGAAGATGCCGGTAAACTCAAAATCCCGTTCACCACCGGTCTCCTTCTCGGTATTGGCGAAACCATGGCGGACCGGGAAGAATCCCTTTACGCTATCCGCGACATTCACCGGCGCCATAAGCATATCCAGGAGATCATCATCCAGAACTTCTGCCCGAAACCCGGCACTCCTATGGCGGACCGTCCCGTGCCAACAACCGATGAGATCTGCACAACGATCCGGATGGCACGCGACATCCTGCCCAAAGACATCGCCATCCAGATCCCCCCCAACCTGATCGATGCCACGTCACTCATCCCGTGCGGGGTGGATGACCTCGGGGGCGTCTCACCGCTCACCATCGATTACGTGAACCCCGAACACCCGTGGCCGGCGATGGAAGAACTCAAAATCATTGCCGGCACGGCAGAACTTAAGGAACGGCTCTGCATCTACCCGCAGTATATTGAGCAGGGCTGGTCCCCTCCCGGCTTGCAACCCCTAATAAACCGGCTCGAACAAACAATAAAGACAAGGAGCAGTTGA
- a CDS encoding sensor histidine kinase — translation MSEHGNKNGVQKNAAEPDSGNSPRAEPAEAELKRALEFAEKKLQIVGTVTRHDVLNQMTALVGYNELLEMMVEDPKQRSYLEKEKQAIDKIRRQFRFAKDYQMIGVEPPRWQLLKNVFHRAVEEVDLKGIRIVDQTGGASVQADPLFEKVFTNLFENALRHSSATSIQISVVRKDAEIVLVVEDDGKGIALEDKTKIFERGYGKGTGWGLFLAMEILMFNHMAIQETGEPGKGTRFEIRIPQDHFRLEGGEPEVP, via the coding sequence ATGTCGGAACACGGTAACAAAAATGGAGTGCAAAAAAATGCGGCTGAACCTGATAGTGGCAACAGCCCCCGCGCTGAACCGGCAGAAGCAGAACTGAAACGGGCACTGGAGTTTGCGGAAAAGAAACTCCAGATTGTCGGGACTGTGACCCGGCATGATGTACTGAACCAGATGACGGCACTGGTCGGGTATAATGAACTGCTGGAGATGATGGTTGAAGATCCGAAACAGCGGTCATATCTGGAAAAGGAGAAGCAGGCAATCGATAAGATCCGCCGCCAGTTCCGGTTTGCCAAGGATTACCAGATGATCGGCGTTGAACCCCCCCGGTGGCAGTTGTTAAAAAACGTGTTCCACCGTGCGGTAGAAGAAGTTGATCTGAAAGGGATCCGGATTGTGGACCAGACCGGAGGTGCATCGGTGCAGGCCGATCCCCTTTTTGAAAAAGTCTTTACAAACCTGTTCGAAAACGCCCTGCGTCACAGTTCTGCAACTTCTATACAGATTTCCGTGGTCCGAAAGGATGCAGAAATCGTACTGGTTGTCGAAGATGACGGGAAGGGTATTGCTCTCGAGGATAAGACGAAAATATTCGAGCGTGGTTATGGAAAGGGAACCGGCTGGGGTCTCTTCCTTGCCATGGAGATCCTGATGTTCAACCATATGGCGATACAAGAGACCGGGGAACCCGGAAAAGGCACCCGGTTCGAGATCCGTATCCCGCAGGACCATTTCCGGCTCGAAGGCGGGGAACCGGAGGTACCGTAA
- a CDS encoding AraC family transcriptional regulator, translating to MDVPGFTVKKLPARIIMGIKRRTSNADGRSVADIPACWQEFLTQNMAAKITNRTKTPAFFSVYSEYDSDWTGEYSYLIGSEVSKADSIPEGLAVTRIPAQTYALFKAAGPMPDALLEVWMSVWGSKLPRAYTCDFEQFDARFTRPENKEIDVYIAVNEEELEKMQESDVMQE from the coding sequence ATGGATGTACCTGGATTTACGGTAAAGAAACTGCCCGCACGGATCATTATGGGCATTAAACGCCGGACTTCAAATGCAGACGGCCGGAGTGTAGCCGATATTCCTGCCTGCTGGCAGGAATTTCTGACCCAGAACATGGCTGCAAAGATCACCAACCGCACCAAGACGCCGGCTTTTTTTTCCGTATATTCTGAATATGACAGTGACTGGACCGGGGAATATTCCTACCTGATAGGAAGTGAAGTATCAAAGGCCGACAGTATCCCTGAAGGGCTCGCGGTTACCCGGATTCCTGCCCAGACCTATGCGCTCTTCAAGGCAGCCGGTCCCATGCCGGATGCGCTCCTTGAAGTCTGGATGTCGGTCTGGGGATCTAAACTTCCCCGTGCCTATACCTGCGATTTCGAGCAGTTCGATGCCCGGTTCACCCGCCCGGAGAACAAGGAGATCGATGTCTACATAGCAGTAAATGAAGAAGAACTCGAAAAAATGCAGGAATCGGATGTAATGCAGGAATAG